From Chitinivibrionales bacterium, one genomic window encodes:
- a CDS encoding 2-oxo acid dehydrogenase subunit E2, protein MATPIAMPKQGQSVETCVILEWHKNKGDDVKEGDILFTYETDKASFEFESPVAGTMLETFFEPDEDIPVLTNVAVVGNSDEDVSEFSPSGGTSSDEPAQSAEPSPVPAATATTEEKPSAAEAVPETAVEEAVPSNGRAKISPRARMRAQEKGVDIGKVKGTGPGGRIIESDIDAFLVTHPQPTRAAAAVQAATGAATPEAGTAFGGRVSTADMVAEPQPAAAGTAPSSVQDDIVEVKISNMRKIIGSRMMDSLQQSAQLTMHSSADARALMAYRKKIKQKGKDLGLADINITDLISFAVSRILPQYPELNCHYENNRLLQYKNVHLAMAVDTPRGLLVPVIRFANQLSLNDLSLSIKGLAGQAREGAVNPDLLSGGTITITNLGSFGIEYFTPILNRPQVAILGVNTITPKPVISGDNGEYSMAPHIGFSLTIDHRVVDGAPAARFMKGLCTAIENIDLTLANA, encoded by the coding sequence ATGGCTACACCCATTGCAATGCCAAAACAGGGACAATCAGTAGAAACATGTGTCATATTGGAGTGGCACAAGAATAAGGGCGATGACGTCAAAGAAGGAGATATTCTTTTTACCTATGAAACCGATAAGGCTTCATTTGAATTCGAATCGCCGGTCGCAGGAACCATGCTCGAAACATTTTTTGAGCCGGACGAGGATATTCCCGTGCTTACCAATGTTGCGGTGGTGGGAAATTCCGATGAGGATGTCAGTGAATTCAGCCCTTCCGGCGGTACATCGTCGGATGAACCTGCTCAATCAGCAGAACCGTCACCGGTACCGGCTGCTACTGCAACCACGGAGGAAAAACCGTCTGCTGCAGAAGCTGTTCCGGAGACTGCGGTTGAAGAAGCGGTGCCGTCCAATGGAAGGGCAAAAATATCACCCCGCGCGCGGATGCGGGCACAGGAGAAAGGTGTTGATATCGGCAAAGTAAAAGGCACCGGTCCTGGAGGGCGAATCATCGAAAGCGATATCGATGCATTTCTTGTAACTCATCCGCAACCGACCAGAGCCGCTGCGGCGGTCCAGGCTGCAACCGGCGCTGCAACACCGGAGGCCGGAACGGCTTTCGGCGGACGGGTGAGTACGGCAGATATGGTTGCCGAACCCCAGCCTGCAGCAGCAGGAACAGCTCCTTCATCGGTGCAGGATGATATCGTTGAAGTTAAAATCAGCAATATGCGGAAAATCATCGGCTCGCGCATGATGGATTCCCTGCAGCAATCCGCTCAGCTGACCATGCATTCATCAGCCGATGCCCGGGCGCTCATGGCCTATCGGAAAAAGATCAAACAGAAAGGCAAGGATCTGGGGCTGGCCGATATCAATATCACCGACCTGATCTCCTTTGCCGTCTCCCGGATACTGCCGCAGTATCCCGAGCTTAACTGTCATTACGAGAACAATCGCCTGCTCCAATATAAAAATGTTCACCTCGCCATGGCGGTTGATACACCCAGAGGGCTTCTTGTCCCGGTAATCCGTTTTGCCAATCAATTGTCGCTCAACGACCTTTCGCTTTCGATCAAAGGGCTTGCCGGTCAGGCGCGGGAAGGAGCGGTAAATCCCGACCTTCTGAGCGGAGGAACAATTACCATTACCAATCTGGGTTCCTTTGGTATAGAATATTTTACCCCGATCCTTAACCGGCCACAAGTAGCGATTTTAGGAGTCAATACCATTACTCCCAAACCGGTGATAAGTGGTGACAATGGTGAATATTCCATGGCGCCTCATATCGGTTTTTCATTAACCATCGATCATCGGGTAGTTGATGGCGCACCGGCGGCACGGTTTATGAAAGGTCTCTGCACGGCTATCGAAAATATTGACCTCACGCTTGCAAACGCATAA